In Solimonas sp. K1W22B-7, the DNA window CGCGGCCGTGACGGCGAGCATGCAGAGATTGTTGCGCGCCCAGCTCCACAGCGATTCGCGCAGCATCCGCGGCCCCTGCACCAGAATGCCGCGGCGCTCGGCTTCCTCCTGCGACAGGGCGCCGGCACCGCGCGGGTTCTGGATTTTCCAGCGCCGCGCCCAGGCCGGGTCGCGCGCCGCCAGCCCGGTCAGCGGCAGCGCGAAGGCTAAAAAGGACCCGGCGCTGAGCAGGACCGTGGCAATACCCACCCAGACGAAGCGCGGGTCGGCGTAGGCGGCGGTGACGAATTCGAACATGGGCGGCAGCTTACGCCGCCGCCCGGCGCCTGCAAGAAGCGCGCTTCAGCGCGGCTCCCGGTGCTCCTTCGGCGGCTTGGGCGGCTTGCAGGGCTCGTCCGGTTCGCAGCCCAGCAGCTTGCGCTCCTCGTCGGTCGGAGGGCGCTTCTGCTCACGCAATTCGCGGAAGCGCTGGCGGATGCGCTCCTGCTCCTCGGGCGGCAGCTTGCGGAACTGCTCGGCGCGTTCGCGCAGGCGCTCGCGCTGCTCCGGCGTCATGCGGCGGAAGTGCTCGCGCCTGTCGCGCATGCGGTGCCGCTCTTCCGGCGACATGCGCTGCCAGCGGTCCAGGCGCTGGCGCGCATGCTCGCGCTGCTGCGGGTCCAGCTGCGACCAGCGCTCGGCGCCGCGGGCCAGGCGGTCCTGCTTGTCGCCGGGCAGCGTCGCCCACTGCTGGCGCATCGGCTCCAGCACTTCGCGCTGGCCGTCGCTGAGCTGCTCCCAGCCGGTGGCGGCCTGGGCCGGCGCCAGCAGCAGCAGGCCCAGCACCGCGGCGAGCCTAGCGAGCCTTCGCATCGCGCTTGTCCATTTTCTCATCTCGGTCCTTTTTGTCCCCGGCCTCGGCCTGTGGCTCGTCGAGCAGGCGCTGCACGCCCTCGTCGGGCCACTCGGCCAGGAACTCCAGCAACTCGGCGCTGGGCGCGGCGGGCTTGCCCGGGGGCAGCGCGGCGGCGGCCAGCAGCAACAGGCCCTCAAGCACTTCCGGCCTCCCGGTCCATCCACTCGTACATCTCCAGGTCCTGGTAGAACTCCGGCGACTGCTCGTCGGTGAGCACGTCCAGGGCCTCGGAGGCGACGGTGTTGCCGACAGCGACCGGCGTCGCGGGCAGGCTGACGGGCGCGGTGGGCATCCACAGCGCGGCGACCAGCACGGCCGTGGCGGCTGCCGGCACCGCCCACAGCCAGGGCCTGGCCGGCGAGCGCGCGGCGTCCAGGGCGCGCGCGCGCGCGGCGCTGAGCCGGGCGGACGTCACCATGTCGAGCTTCTCGCTGTCGCGCAGCAGGCGCTGCAGCTGCAGCAGTTCTTGGTCGTGTTCGGTTTTCATGGCCAGACCCCCTCCAGATCCTGGCGCAGCGCGGCAAGCGCGCGGTGCAGATGGGTTTTGACGCTGCCGTCGCTGCAGCCCATGGCGCGCGCGGTGTCCTCGACGCTGAGCCCTTCCCAGAGCCGCAGTTCGAAAGCCTCGCGCTGGCGTGTCGGCAGATCCCGCAGCGCCTGCTCCAGGCGCCGCATCTGCTCGACCCGCTGCAGCGTTTCCTGCGGGCCGGGGCCCGGCTCGGCAACCTGCTCCACCGGGTCCTCGTCCTGCTCCTCGTCCTGGACCGACGGACGCCAGAAGAACAGGCGGTTCTTCACCGTCTGCCGGCGCTGCCAGTCGCGGATGCGGTTTTCAAGAATTCGGTAGAACAACGCCGGCCACTCCTCGGGGGGGCGGCCGGCGTATTTGCGCGACAGCTG includes these proteins:
- a CDS encoding RNA polymerase sigma factor: MSTANVQQLDAFLASVERRAFRMAQIATRDRDEALDLVQDAMLQLSRKYAGRPPEEWPALFYRILENRIRDWQRRQTVKNRLFFWRPSVQDEEQDEDPVEQVAEPGPGPQETLQRVEQMRRLEQALRDLPTRQREAFELRLWEGLSVEDTARAMGCSDGSVKTHLHRALAALRQDLEGVWP
- a CDS encoding DUF3106 domain-containing protein, with protein sequence MRRLARLAAVLGLLLLAPAQAATGWEQLSDGQREVLEPMRQQWATLPGDKQDRLARGAERWSQLDPQQREHARQRLDRWQRMSPEERHRMRDRREHFRRMTPEQRERLRERAEQFRKLPPEEQERIRQRFRELREQKRPPTDEERKLLGCEPDEPCKPPKPPKEHREPR